A DNA window from Desertifilum tharense IPPAS B-1220 contains the following coding sequences:
- a CDS encoding FAD-binding oxidoreductase, which yields MTYDWIVIGAGITGAAAAYELAKVGFSVLLLEQDAIANNATRYSYGGLAYWAGVSDVTTQLCTEGKQRYLQLAEELGTDIEFRELNLVLTIDKDTDPQTLLANYAQFAVTPQLLTPQEAGELEPLLNQNAISGALTAKHGHMNPILTTQAYIQAMQRYNGVWAIAKVVDFIKERDRILGVKTPDTAYAAENTLVCTGGWTRQFLREAGIPVRVYHTHAELIEITGATPQLQTVVMPANQRRFRLEAAASTDELDPLWDEGDREILSPIFDPGGVQFLDGRILLGQISRTLSTTSLQNNAQASESQIRAGLRQILPSLADLPGTWHSCLVAFSGTRLPIVGSVPNLSGVHVFSGFTNPLVYAPPLAQRFAQAAAGNNDPILSQLAPQSPIPN from the coding sequence ATGACTTACGACTGGATTGTCATCGGTGCCGGAATTACGGGTGCAGCCGCCGCCTATGAGTTAGCAAAAGTGGGGTTTTCGGTACTTCTCCTCGAACAAGACGCGATCGCTAATAACGCAACGCGCTACAGTTATGGGGGATTAGCCTATTGGGCGGGTGTTTCAGATGTCACCACTCAATTATGTACTGAAGGGAAACAGCGCTATCTGCAACTGGCTGAAGAGTTGGGAACCGATATTGAGTTTCGCGAACTCAACCTGGTTTTAACCATTGATAAAGATACTGACCCGCAAACCCTGCTGGCAAATTATGCCCAATTTGCTGTCACGCCGCAACTCCTGACGCCGCAAGAGGCGGGCGAACTCGAACCGCTACTGAATCAAAACGCAATTTCTGGGGCGCTGACGGCTAAACACGGTCACATGAACCCCATTTTGACAACTCAGGCTTATATTCAGGCGATGCAACGCTATAACGGGGTATGGGCGATCGCTAAAGTAGTAGACTTTATCAAAGAGCGCGATCGCATTCTTGGTGTCAAAACCCCAGATACTGCTTACGCTGCGGAAAATACGCTAGTCTGCACCGGAGGTTGGACGCGCCAATTCTTGCGGGAAGCAGGAATACCCGTGCGGGTTTATCATACCCATGCCGAACTGATTGAGATTACAGGCGCAACCCCTCAGTTACAAACCGTGGTGATGCCTGCGAACCAAAGACGGTTTAGGTTAGAGGCGGCTGCGAGTACCGACGAACTCGACCCGCTTTGGGATGAGGGCGATCGCGAAATCCTCAGCCCCATCTTCGATCCAGGTGGCGTACAATTCTTAGATGGGCGAATCTTGCTCGGACAGATTAGCCGCACCCTCAGCACCACTTCCCTTCAGAATAATGCTCAAGCTAGCGAATCCCAAATCCGCGCAGGTCTTCGCCAAATCTTACCAAGTCTTGCAGACTTACCCGGAACCTGGCATAGTTGCCTAGTCGCCTTCAGCGGTACGCGCCTACCCATTGTCGGGTCAGTTCCCAATCTTAGCGGCGTTCATGTCTTTTCGGGATTTACCAACCCCCTCGTTTATGCGCCTCCCCTCGCCCAACGGTTCGCCCAAGCCGCAGCCGGAAATAACGACCCAATCTTAAGTCAACTCGCGCCTCAATCTCCTATTCCCAACTAG
- a CDS encoding phosphoribulokinase encodes MPNRPILLGIVGDSAAGKTTLSRGIAQILGEDNVTIICTDDYHRYDRTQRAELGISALHPDCNYLDIIQQHLNLLRTGQPILKPIYNHSTGKFDPPEYIKPRQFVIIEGLLGYSTRGARDTYDIKVYLAPPETLRAQWKIKRDTRKRGYTEEQVIKQLQGREPDSEQFIRPQRQWSDIVVSFYPPQDHPEQSDLLLNVSLVLRPTIPHPDFTRIINSENTHLSSAIRLELDRDMGKPVDVLEVDGHATKEQVRELERLLCNEVPYLGQFCSLEAEHDVIGKVVGTTGETLQSYPLAITQLLITYHMLKEAHIRQ; translated from the coding sequence ATGCCTAATCGCCCTATTCTCCTCGGTATTGTTGGTGACAGCGCTGCGGGAAAAACCACGCTATCGCGAGGGATTGCTCAAATTTTAGGTGAAGATAACGTTACCATTATCTGTACAGACGATTACCATCGCTACGATCGCACCCAACGTGCAGAACTCGGTATTTCTGCCCTCCATCCGGACTGCAACTATCTCGACATCATCCAACAACACCTCAACTTACTGCGAACGGGTCAACCCATTCTCAAACCCATTTATAACCACTCCACCGGGAAATTTGACCCCCCCGAATATATCAAACCCCGGCAATTTGTCATTATTGAAGGCTTACTCGGTTATTCCACGCGAGGCGCTAGAGATACTTACGATATTAAAGTCTATCTCGCCCCTCCAGAAACCTTACGTGCCCAGTGGAAAATTAAACGCGATACCCGCAAGCGCGGCTACACCGAAGAACAAGTCATTAAACAACTTCAAGGCCGCGAACCCGACTCAGAACAATTCATCCGACCGCAGCGCCAATGGTCTGATATTGTTGTCAGCTTCTACCCTCCCCAAGACCATCCCGAACAAAGCGACCTTTTACTCAATGTCAGCTTAGTCTTGCGGCCCACCATTCCCCACCCCGACTTTACCCGCATTATTAATAGCGAAAATACTCACCTCAGCAGCGCCATCCGCCTAGAACTCGACCGCGACATGGGTAAACCCGTCGATGTGCTAGAAGTTGATGGACACGCTACTAAAGAGCAAGTCCGCGAACTCGAACGTCTCCTCTGTAATGAAGTCCCTTATCTCGGTCAATTTTGTAGCCTAGAAGCCGAACACGATGTTATTGGAAAAGTGGTCGGAACTACTGGCGAAACCCTGCAAAGCTATCCCTTGGCAATTACCCAGTTGTTGATTACCTACCACATGCTCAAAGAAGCTCACATTCGGCAGTAA
- a CDS encoding PCP reductase family protein, translated as MANVEWTPEAEAKLKEIPFFVRPAARKKIEKFAQDEGIAQITVDVYERAKQRFNQ; from the coding sequence ATGGCTAATGTAGAGTGGACGCCTGAAGCGGAAGCAAAGTTAAAGGAAATTCCCTTTTTTGTCCGTCCCGCCGCCCGCAAAAAGATTGAAAAGTTCGCCCAGGATGAGGGAATTGCTCAAATTACGGTGGATGTTTACGAACGGGCCAAGCAACGGTTTAATCAGTAG